The window GGATCCATCGTTACAACTCTGTACCAGAACTCTCCGGATTCGTGCTCCGTGAACGTATATGAGTTTACAGGAATATCGAGATCAATAAATTCGTTCTCCTCCCATACTTCCACAATAATATCATCGATATAAAGATCGCTTGCGCTTCCGGTTGTCTCCCATCTGAAGCTGAGTGTATCACCCTGCCATTCGTCCAGTTCATGTATGGAAAGCCGCCAGTTGGGGTCGTACCTGCCGAATGTCTGGAGATAATACCAGTTATCACCACTATCGTCTGATACTTCAATACTGCCCTGACAGCTGCCATCGGGAATATTGTAATAAGCCCAGAAGCTCAGTCTTCCACCGCCGTTCTCAGGTATCGCAACCGTTTCGGTCCAGGTCATCGTACCGGTTCCGCCTGAAAGGTAACTGCTTGGACCGGAATGATACTGAGAAGTGGTAGTGCTCCAGTTGCTCATAATAAATGGACCACCACTTCCATCATCATCGAGCAAAACCTCATAACCGGTAAGCTCCTGAAGGGCATACGTCGCAGGCATTGAAGCCATATTCCAGTTTATTGTGAATGGCAAGGAAACCGGTCCGATTTCATCGATCACAACGATATCAGGAACGTGCGGATCAAGAGGGCAGCCAGCCAGAAACGCGGTAACAAGATAACTTCTGAGGTTTCTCCTTGACAGTTTGAAGCTTTCAATATCTGAAGGCCAGAAACCGGCAAAATTAGCACCTGTTTCATGGTTCCAGCTCATTGCGCCGTATAATCCGTATGAGTGATCACGAGTATTGCCGGAGGAGTAATAATTGATCTGGGCAGATGGGCCGTGCAGTTCTCCGGTTCCCCACTGAACCATTATCTCACCCTGAGTATCGTACTGCTCAACATGCGTGGTCGGATCATCCGTCCATCCCCATGGGTAGATCAGAATATTCCCGTAGGTATGGGTTGAATGCATCTGAACGGGAGGATGATCCTGCCAGAAAGCGTCAATATTGCCGGCCTCAGGCTCACTCAGAGGGCCCGTCCCGCGATAGGTCTCCGAAGATGGGCTGCCGCTCGATCCAGCTCCACCCCAGCCAACGGACCAGTTCCTGTTCAGGTCGACACCGTAAATACCACCGCCATTATCACGCCGGTTCTTCCTCCACATACCATTGCCGTAACTGTAAGGCTCGTTATAGACATAACCGTCCACATTGTTGCAGGGAAGACACCACAATTCGCGATTATCCAGCACATATGTAGCCTGGAGGCCGCAGAAACCGTTTCGGTTGTAATTATCACAGAGCCATTGCATGAAGAATCGAAGATTTCTCATGGAGGCCGGCTCTCTTGCATGGATCAGACCATCATACCAGCAGTTGGGAAGTGTGGGATCATCTACCCAGAAACTGTTATTCGATGACAGTTTTACAACTGTCTGCGGTCTGCCTTCGATAGTGTTACCTATCGAGGTAGGTGAGCTGGTAATATCAGCAAATGTACTGTGCAACTCACTCATCCATGCGGATATCTCGCTCCAGGTCATGTATATACCGGTATTCCTGCCTCCACCATCGTACCTGTTGTTGTAAAAGCGTCCGAGATCATCGATCCTGGTGGTGAATGGTATTCCTGCCCGTAGAAGAACATCATATTCGTATTCGTTAGCAATAAAATCAATAGACCCGTCATCGTATACGTGGATGATTTCACAGGATATGGACAGGAATTCGGCCAATTCCCGATCACTCAAAGGTTTGTAATTCAGAAGCGAATATTGATTGCCAGTGGCAATCACGGATACAATAAGCATCAATATCATATATTTCATATCTGTAATCCTCCAGTTGGGAAAAGCGCGAACAGTTCATTATTATATAAAAACATAATACACAGTTTCTGAATATAAGTCATGGGAGGCTTTCATGTCAGACAGTTTCAGAGAACAGATTCGCCAGGGCATACCTGATTCAATACCGGAAACACCACCGGATCTCGCAGGAGTTGACCATGCCCCCGCCAGGCCGGACATACTCAATCCGACAGAGAAGAAACTCGCATTGAAGAACGCTCTTCGATACTTCCCTAAAAAGTGGCACGCTCAACTGGCTCCGGAATTCGCGAGAGAACTGAAGGAGGAATGTAGAATCTATATGCGAAGATTCCGCCCCTCATACGAAATGAAAGCCCGTTCCATAAGTGATTATCCGGCAAAAACACCTCAGGCCGCCGCTATTATGCTGATGATACAGAACAACCTTGATATCGCTGTGGCTCAGTATCCCCAGGAGCTTATCACATACGGCGGTAATGGTACTGTATTTCAGAGCTGGGCTCAATACCTTCTTACGATGAAATACCTTTCAGAAATGACGGAGAACCAGACACTTGTACTCTACTCCGGGCACCCCCTGGGGCTTTTCCCCTCACATCCGGACGCGCCAAGAGTTGTTCTCTCGAATGGCATGGTCATTCCCAACTACAGCTCAAAAACGGATTACGACAGAATGGCTGCTCTGGGAGTAACAATGTACGGACAGATGACAGCAGGCAGTTTCATGTACATAGGCCCTCAGGGAATCGTCCACGGAACGACCATAACGCTTCTGAACGCAGGTAGAAAATACCTGGACCTGGCCCCTGATGAAAACCTTGCAGGTAAACTGTTCGTTACATCAGGTCTGGGAGGAATGAGCGGCGCTCAGGCAAAGGCCTCCGTCATCGCCGGAGGAATTGGTCTGATTGCCGAAATCAACCCGAAAGCAATCAAGACAAGGTACGATCAGGGCTGGCTCCAGGAAGTCGAAAGCGATCTGGATAGAGTATTGCTGAGAATCGAAAGAGCCAGGAAAGAAAAGAAACCCCTGTCACTCGGATACGCGGGTAATGTGGTCGATCTCTGGAAAAAACTTGCGGAAGAGGAAGTATCGGTTGATCTGGGAAGTGATCAGACCTCCCTTCACAATCCCTATCTCGGAGGATACTATCCCGCCGGTTTATCTTTTGATGAATCAAACAGGATGATGAATGATGATCCGGATGCCTTCCATGAGAAGGTTCAGGAGTCACTTCGAAACCAGGTTCGGGCGATAAACACACTTCATGCGAATGGAATGTACTTCTGGGATTACGGCAACGCGTTCCTTCTCGAAGCCTCCCGCGCGGGAGCGGATGGTATAAGAAAACCGGATGGAACATTCTCATACCCTTCCTACGTTGAGGATATCATGGGTCCCATGTGCTTCGACTACGGTTTCGGACCATTCAGATGGGTATGCACTTCATGTGATCATGAAGACCTCAGAAGATCGGATAATATCGCTGCGGAAGTACTTGAGAACATGTCGAAGGAGGCTGATCCGGAAATATCCCGTCAGATGATCGATAATGTTATCTGGATAAGACATGCTGAAGAAAATAGAATGGTTGTTGGATCCGAAGCCAGAATCCTGTATGCCGACAGACAGGGAAGAATAAATATCGCGCTTGCTTTCAATCAGGCTATTGCGGATGGAGTGATCACAGCACCCATAGTCCTCGGAAGGGATCATCACGATGTCTCAGGCACTGATTCGCCATACCGCGAGACAGCAAATATCGCGGACGGAAGCATGTTTACGGCTGATATGGCTATTCAGAATGTAATTGGTGATTCATTCAGAGGAGCAACCTGGGTTTCTATCCATAACGGAGGAGGAGTAGGCTGGGGTGAAGTAATTAACGGCGGCTTTGGTCTTCTGCTTGACGGTTCTCCGGAAGCAGGGAACCGTGCCCGCAATATGCTCACCTGGGATGTTTCCAACGGCCTTGCAAGACGATCCTGGGCCAGGAATAAAGGCGCTATTTATGCCATAAAAAAGGCAATGGATGACGAACCTGATATGAAGATAACAATTCCGGAAATCGCGGACGATGAAATAATCGAGAACTGTTTTAAATAGATATACTGATTAGGATTTTCTATTAAGAAAGAAATTATCATGAAAAGTATTTCCGCTCTGCTTTTGATCCTGTCCGTTGCATGTCCATCCCTGGTTCTTGCATGGGGATTTCATGACGCGATGGACTACGGTTCTCCGATTGCTGCTGTAACTCCGAAATCAAGCGCTATGGGGGGAGTATGGTCAATGCCTTCAGGCGGTCCGGCATCGATATTCCTCAATCCGGCTGAATTATCCACACTGGATAGTGCGGTGATAACAGTCGGAACAGGCGTTATTCAATGGAGTACTTTCACATATGGAGAGCACGCATTTTCACAGATTCTCAGCGGTACAATCCTTGGAACGGCTACTGCGGCTATCGGATTCAGATTAAGCGACAGGATCTCAATGGGAGCGGGAGTTGCAAGAGTCTCTGATTTCGGTTTCGAAGGTGAAAGCCTGGAGATCACATTAAACGGACCTGGAAGGTACAGGGTCTATGCGGCGAGCAATCTTGATTCCCGTGGCTCTCTTTGGGAAGTAAATACAGGGATGTCCTTCAAATTAAGCAACTGGCTCATCGCCGGTGCGTCGGGAGGGCTCAGATCCGGGAGCGGATCATGGACATTGGTGTATAATTTATTGTATGAATCAGTCCCGAATGACACCACCAGCCTGGACTGGGATGAGTTGGATTTCTGTGCTCATATAGGTGTACTAATGCCCCTTGAAATTGGAACTTTCGGGATATCAGGCACAAACGCAAGCGGTCGTTACCGTTCCAGGGTAGCAATCGGATATCAGAAAGATCTGGAAATCCTTAATGGAAGCACGCTTGGTTTTGAAGTCGATGTACAGTCTATTGAAGATGATAATCCCGAAGTCTCAGGGAAGTTTTTCGCGGTTTTCGCGGAGATGATCCCAAAAGTCAGATCAATTTACAGTGTCGGTTTCGACCGAGCCTCCGATTACAAACGTGCGGGACTCTGCCTTTCAACAGGAGCATGCATTGATCTGG of the Candidatus Aegiribacteria sp. genome contains:
- a CDS encoding urocanate hydratase; the protein is MSDSFREQIRQGIPDSIPETPPDLAGVDHAPARPDILNPTEKKLALKNALRYFPKKWHAQLAPEFARELKEECRIYMRRFRPSYEMKARSISDYPAKTPQAAAIMLMIQNNLDIAVAQYPQELITYGGNGTVFQSWAQYLLTMKYLSEMTENQTLVLYSGHPLGLFPSHPDAPRVVLSNGMVIPNYSSKTDYDRMAALGVTMYGQMTAGSFMYIGPQGIVHGTTITLLNAGRKYLDLAPDENLAGKLFVTSGLGGMSGAQAKASVIAGGIGLIAEINPKAIKTRYDQGWLQEVESDLDRVLLRIERARKEKKPLSLGYAGNVVDLWKKLAEEEVSVDLGSDQTSLHNPYLGGYYPAGLSFDESNRMMNDDPDAFHEKVQESLRNQVRAINTLHANGMYFWDYGNAFLLEASRAGADGIRKPDGTFSYPSYVEDIMGPMCFDYGFGPFRWVCTSCDHEDLRRSDNIAAEVLENMSKEADPEISRQMIDNVIWIRHAEENRMVVGSEARILYADRQGRINIALAFNQAIADGVITAPIVLGRDHHDVSGTDSPYRETANIADGSMFTADMAIQNVIGDSFRGATWVSIHNGGGVGWGEVINGGFGLLLDGSPEAGNRARNMLTWDVSNGLARRSWARNKGAIYAIKKAMDDEPDMKITIPEIADDEIIENCFK